The following proteins come from a genomic window of Lycium ferocissimum isolate CSIRO_LF1 chromosome 4, AGI_CSIRO_Lferr_CH_V1, whole genome shotgun sequence:
- the LOC132052906 gene encoding pentatricopeptide repeat-containing protein At2g29760, chloroplastic, with the protein MATQYTQVLSVPRHQHFPKPNPISKTVFNDRYFENHPLILLIDKCHSIKQLKQVHARMLRIGLFFDPFSASKLIEASALSHFSSLDYAHKVFDEIPQPNLFSWNALIRAYSSSQDPIQSPLIFLNMLCEGSEFPSKFTYPFVFKACAKMKAFGFGRGLHGMVVKKGRVGLDIFVLNSLIHFYADCGCLDAAYLVFENMQIRDVVSWNTMILGFAEGGYEDEALKLFYKMEEENVRPNDVTMMAVLSACGKKFDLELGRWAHAFIQRNGIRESVILDNAVLDMYVKCGSIEDAERLFDEMGEKDIVSWTTMLVGYARTGDFDAARRVLNSMPSQDIAAWNALISAYEQSGKPKEALAVFNELQVIKKAKPDEVTLVCTLSACAQLGAIDLGGWIHVYIKKQGIKLNCHLTTALIDMYSKCGDVEKALDVFHSVNVRDVFVWSAMIAGLAMHGRGKEAISLFLKMHEHKVKPNSVTLTNVLCACSHSGLVEEGRAIFNQMVTVYGVVPGVKHYACVVDILGRAGELEEAVKLIRNMSVTPGPSVWGALLGACRLHGNLEIAEQACNHLVELEPENHGAYVLLSNIYAKSGKWDEVSMLRKHMRECGLKKEPGCSSIEVNGIVHEFLVGDNTHPRSQKIYAKLDEIGARLKSVGYVSNKSQILQLVEEEDMQEQALNLHSEKLAMAFGLISVAPSQPIRIVKNLRVCGDCHEVAKLLSKLYDREILLRDRYRFHHFKEGNCSCKDYW; encoded by the coding sequence ATGGCGACTCAATACACCCAAGTTCTTTCCGTTCCACGTCACCAACACTTTCCAAAACCGAACCCGATTTCCAAAACTGTCTTTAACGACCGGTATTTCGAAAATCACCCACTAATCTTACTTATAGATAAATGTCACAGCATTAAGCAACTCAAACAAGTTCATGCCCGTATGCTCCGTATTGGGCTCTTCTTCGACCCGTTTTCAGCTAGCAAACTAATTGAAGCTTCTGCTCTATCTCATTTCTCTAGTCTCGATTATGCCCACAAAGTGTTTGATGAAATTCCTCAACCAAATCTCTTTTCTTGGAATGCGCTTATTCGTGCTTATTCTTCTAGCCAGGACCCAATACAAAGTCCCTTGATATTTTTAAACATGCTTTGTGAGGGTAGTGAGTTTCCCAGTAAATTTACTTACCCATTTGTATTTAAAGCATGTGCCAAAATGAAAGCTTTTGGATTTGGGAGAGGACTTCATGGAATGGTAGTTAAAAAGGGGAGGGTTGGTCTTGATATCTTTGTTCTTAATTCTTTGATTCATTTTTATGCTGATTGTGGATGTTTGGATGctgcatatttggtttttgAGAATATGCAGATAAGGGATGTTGTTTCTTGGAATACAATGATATTGGGTTTTGCTGAAGGGGGTTATGAAGATGAGGCGTTGAAGTTGTTTTATAAGATGGAGGAGGAGAATGTGAGACCTAATGATGTGACAATGATGGCGGTTTTGTCTGCTTGTGGTAAGAAGTTTGATTTGGAGCTTGGTAGATGGGCGCACGCGTTTATCCAGAGGAATGGGATAAGGGAGAGCGTGATTTTAGATAACGCGGTTCTTGATATGTATGTGAAATGTGGGAGCATCGAGGATGCAGAGAGATTGTTTGACGAGATGGGGGAGAAGGATATTGTTTCTTGGACAACTATGCTTGTTGGTTATGCAAGGACGGGAGATTTTGATGCAGCGAGGAGGGTTTTAAATAGCATGCCTAGCCAAGACATTGCTGCTTGGAATGCTCTTATCTCAGCTTATGAGCAGAGTGGTAAACCGAAGGAGGCTTTGGCTGTTTTCAATGAGTTGCAGGTCATCAAGAAGGCAAAACCTGATGAGGTAACGCTTGTCTGTACCCTATCTGCATGTGCTCAGTTGGGTGCAATTGATTTAGGTGGGTGGATCCATGTGTATATAAAGAAgcaaggaataaaattaaattgtcaCCTCACTACTGCACTGATCGACATGTATTCCAAGTGTGGGGACGTGGAGAAAGCGCTTGATGTGTTCCATTCGGTCAATGTGAGAGATGTGTTTGTGTGGAGTGCTATGATTGCTGGCTTAGCAATGCATGGACGTGGCAAGGAAGCAATAAGTTTGTTCttgaaaatgcatgaacataAGGTCAAGCCTAATTCCGTTACACTCACAAACGTATTATGTGCTTGTAGCCACTCAGGGTTGGTGGAGGAGGGGCGGGCAATTTTTAACCAAATGGTGACCGTTTATGGGGTTGTGCCTGGGGTAAAGCATTACGCTTGCGTAGTTGATATACTTGGTCGTGCAGGTGAATTGGAAGAAGCTGTGAAGCTGATAAGGAATATGTCAGTAACCCCTGGTCCATCTGTCTGGGGTGCTCTGCTTGGGGCATGTAGATTACACGGAAATCTTGAAATAGCTGAACAGGCTTGTAACCATTTAGTTGAGTTGGAACCTGAAAATCATGGTGCATACGTACTTTTATCCAATATTTATGCGAAATCAGGGAAATGGGACGAGGTTTCTATGTTAAGGAAGCATATGAGAGAATGTGGATTGAAGAAAGAACCAGGTTGTAGCTCAATTGAGGTCAATGGTATTGTTCATGAGTTTCTAGTGGGAGATAATACTCACCCTCGGTCGCAGAAAATCTATGCAAAATTGGATGAGATTGGAGCTAGACTGAAGTCTGTAGGTTACGTTTCCAACAAGTCCCAAATACTGcaacttgttgaagaagaagatatgCAGGAGCAAGCGCTAAATCTTCACAGTGAGAAGCTAGCTATGGCATTTGGACTTATCAGTGTGGCTCCATCTCAACCAATTCGTATCGTGAAGAACTTACGTGTTTGTGGGGACTGCCACGAGGTGGCCAAGCTTCTCTCCAAGCTTTATGATCGAGAAATACTATTGAGGGATCGCTACCGATTCCATCATTTTAAAGAGGGTAATTGCTCATGTAAGGACTACTGGTGA
- the LOC132054051 gene encoding LOW QUALITY PROTEIN: cis-prenyltransferase 7, chloroplastic-like (The sequence of the model RefSeq protein was modified relative to this genomic sequence to represent the inferred CDS: deleted 1 base in 1 codon): protein MLSLRFSLPPSNITLTNRKQYNFHTKYPKVLATSTSSNIINATGEVTLPEGLKHVAVIMDGHRRWAKLNGLTVMQGHHAGEEKMKFLIRLCNQWGVKVLTVFAFSTENWIRPKEEVDFLMKLFLELLSSQENLDEWTRDDTRVSCCIGDKSNFSKSPQEAITLLEEKTKSNSGLHVMIALNYSGRHDILQATKRIATKVNNGLIKVEDIDKSLFEQELETHFAEFFEPDLLIRTSGEQRVSNFLLWQLVYTELYFAKKKFPDMEEADFIEAFMSFQPRNRRYGGSNIQEMKILVKNMHRIASKARHC from the exons ATGCTATCACTTCGATTCTCACTTCCTCCTTCCAATATTACACTTACCAACAGAAaacaatataattttcatacaaaatATCCCAAGGTTCTTGCAACTAGTACTAGTTCCAATATTATTAATGCGACTGGGGAAGTGACACTGCCAGAGGGCCTCAAACATGTTGCAGTAATCATGGATGGTCATAGAAGGTGGGCAAAACTGAATGGCTTGACTGTAATGCAAGGTCACCATGCTGGCGAGGAGAAAATGAAATTCCTCATTCGCCTTTGTAACCAGTGGGGAGTCAAAGTTCTCACTGTCTTTGCATTTTCTACTGAAAATTGGATTCGCCCCAAA GAGGAGGTTGACTTTCTCATGAAGTTGTTTTTAGAGCTGCTCAGCTCACAAGAAAACTTGGATGAGTGGACGAG GGATGATACACGAGTATCATGC TGCATTGGGGATAAGTCAAACTTTTCCAAGTCTCCACAGGAGGCTATCACCTTGCTGGAGGAGAAGACAAAGTCTAATTCGGGACTGCATGTCATGATAGCACTCAATTATAGTGGACGACATGATATACTACAAGCAACCAAAAGAATTGCCACTAAAGTAAATAATGGACTTATTAAAGTGGAAGATATAGACAAGAGCCTATTTGAACAAGAATTGGAAACTCATTTTGCCGAATTTTTTGAACCAGATTTATTAATTCGAACAAGTGGAGAGCAAAGAGTTAGCAACTTCTTGTTATGGCAATTAGTTTATACTGAACTCTATTTTGCAAAAAAGAAGTTTCCAGACATGGAAGAAGCTGATTTCATCGAGGCTTTTATGTCGTTTCAGCCAAGAAACAGACGTTACGGTGGAAGTAATATTCAAGAAATGAAAATCCTAGTTAAAAATATGCATCGAATCGCGAGCAAAGCTCGACACTGCTAG